The following coding sequences lie in one Tichowtungia aerotolerans genomic window:
- the pilM gene encoding pilus assembly protein PilM gives MDLKKKKSSQKNTEQKQRRLSSLLALDFASSGVKAVRLKKVKDRVLLSGADILPAVNLEAGERPELPKSLAAYYMAICTGSQDARLRVFGHAFQDNENLQDVIRDNLSVSDEYRVAGRILAEGRGKRESSILGVAFPEISVHRYLELFANGAPAPHSMELSGLASFSAFLFNRGKQTAGQTVCLLEIGMNYTYAAFLHKNQLQLVNRFEAGGGNLRKQVQMALGVDAEMAGSILADGSVDVTAPVRTALAPFVKQLSIYREFVERQTKTTLSGVYLSGGEASSVHWQNAVQEVTGLVPVVWSPFDKLDGVDDVFPASFKGQESRFAAAVGAALAGLEVV, from the coding sequence ATGGACCTGAAAAAAAAGAAATCATCTCAGAAAAATACGGAGCAAAAACAGAGGCGGCTTTCCAGTTTGCTTGCTCTCGATTTTGCCAGCAGCGGCGTCAAAGCCGTTCGTCTTAAAAAAGTCAAAGACCGGGTTCTGCTGTCCGGTGCGGATATTCTACCCGCTGTGAATTTAGAAGCCGGGGAACGTCCGGAACTTCCGAAAAGCCTTGCCGCATATTATATGGCGATTTGTACGGGCTCTCAGGATGCCCGCCTTCGGGTCTTTGGCCACGCGTTTCAGGACAACGAAAATCTGCAGGATGTCATTCGTGACAACCTGAGTGTTTCGGACGAATACCGAGTGGCCGGCCGGATTTTGGCAGAAGGCCGCGGCAAGCGCGAGAGTAGTATTCTTGGCGTGGCATTTCCAGAAATCTCCGTGCACCGTTATTTGGAATTGTTTGCCAATGGAGCTCCCGCTCCCCATTCCATGGAACTTTCCGGGTTGGCCTCGTTTTCCGCGTTTCTGTTCAATCGCGGCAAGCAGACTGCCGGACAGACGGTCTGTCTGCTGGAAATCGGCATGAATTATACTTATGCAGCCTTTTTGCATAAAAACCAGCTCCAGCTTGTAAACCGATTTGAGGCAGGAGGGGGAAATCTTCGTAAACAGGTTCAAATGGCTCTGGGTGTGGATGCCGAGATGGCCGGCAGCATTCTGGCTGACGGCTCTGTGGATGTGACCGCTCCGGTTCGGACGGCACTCGCACCTTTTGTTAAACAGCTTTCGATTTATCGCGAATTTGTAGAACGGCAGACAAAAACGACGTTGTCCGGAGTGTATCTTTCGGGCGGAGAAGCCAGTTCGGTTCATTGGCAGAATGCGGTCCAGGAGGTGACCGGCCTCGTGCCGGTAGTGTGGAGCCCTTTTGATAAACTGGACGGCGTCGATGATGTGTTCCCCGCAAGCTTTAAAGGTCAGGAATCTCGTTTCGCGGCAGCGGTGGGAGCAGCGCTGGCCGGATTGGAGGTCGTATGA